A window of Thermodesulfovibrionales bacterium contains these coding sequences:
- a CDS encoding class I SAM-dependent methyltransferase: MERIPEPELMDDPEQVHAYASANFSEPDSEFMRLFIDLFGRDVRGYVLDLGCGPGNISFRFAGTFPDCIVHAIDGSREMIKMAREFLSETPELRSRLFFIEGILPDINPPLRFYDVIISNSLLHHLHDPLILWNTVKRFSRESSIIFVRDLKRPSSEEEAMRIVETYSGNEPDILKRDFYNSLLASFTVQEVEDQLLNTGLDYLKVKESGDRHLIIYGGIKHGDHSSDTWV; the protein is encoded by the coding sequence ATGGAGCGTATTCCTGAGCCAGAGCTAATGGATGATCCTGAGCAGGTTCATGCTTATGCAAGTGCAAATTTTTCTGAACCTGACAGCGAGTTCATGAGACTGTTTATTGACCTATTCGGAAGGGATGTAAGGGGGTATGTTCTTGACCTTGGTTGCGGTCCGGGTAATATATCCTTCAGATTTGCGGGTACCTTTCCTGACTGTATTGTCCATGCGATTGATGGCTCAAGGGAAATGATAAAAATGGCCAGAGAATTTCTATCAGAGACTCCTGAACTGAGATCAAGGCTTTTTTTTATTGAGGGGATTTTACCGGACATAAATCCTCCTCTTCGGTTTTATGATGTAATAATCAGTAACAGTCTCCTGCACCATCTTCATGATCCACTTATTTTATGGAATACAGTAAAAAGATTTTCAAGAGAAAGCTCTATTATATTTGTAAGGGATCTTAAGAGACCCTCCTCAGAGGAGGAGGCTATGAGGATTGTAGAAACCTATTCAGGAAATGAGCCTGATATATTAAAGAGAGATTTTTATAATTCTCTACTCGCTTCTTTTACAGTACAGGAGGTAGAAGATCAGCTCCTAAATACAGGTCTTGATTATTTAAAAGTAAAAGAATCAGGTGACAGACATTTAATAATCTACGGGGGGATTAAGCATGGAGACCATTCCAGCGATACT
- a CDS encoding hemolysin family protein, whose protein sequence is MWFELFIILLLIIFNGFFAASEIAVVTVRRSRVKQLIDEGRKNAEILFALRKNPDRFLATIQIGVTMAGAFASAIGGAAAVEIIKPAIQQLPLPMVSYYAEAIAIAIVVAFITYISLIFGELIPKSIALANPEGIALFVAPFIEKFSEITSAGVKLLTKSTELILKPFGKKAFTERGYISEEEIKLLLEEGGEQGVFEPEEKKLIHSVFEFTDTFVKEVMIPGPQMVTIGINMSPEEVKAIIAEENFSRYPVTGKDLNDIRGILYAKDFFNVLSTSGTVDIRKIIKPPFFVPETMKVSRLLREMQKKRIHMAIVIDEYGAVTGLVTLEDLLEEIVGEIRDEYDIESPVIELGDGTLLIDASISITDLKEDYSIELPESPEYETLGGFILTHLQRIPEQNDVVELEGMRLKIVEMVGQRISKVKLERNKLMNN, encoded by the coding sequence ATGTGGTTTGAATTATTTATAATCTTACTTCTTATAATATTTAACGGCTTTTTTGCTGCCTCAGAGATTGCGGTTGTTACAGTAAGGCGATCAAGGGTAAAGCAGCTAATTGATGAAGGTAGAAAAAACGCAGAAATCCTCTTTGCCCTGAGGAAAAATCCGGATAGATTCCTTGCGACCATACAGATAGGTGTTACCATGGCAGGTGCCTTTGCCTCTGCCATAGGTGGTGCAGCGGCAGTTGAGATAATAAAACCTGCTATACAACAATTACCTCTTCCTATGGTCTCTTATTATGCTGAGGCTATAGCAATTGCTATTGTTGTAGCCTTCATTACTTATATATCCCTTATATTCGGTGAACTGATTCCAAAGTCCATTGCCCTTGCCAATCCAGAAGGTATTGCCCTATTCGTTGCTCCTTTTATAGAAAAATTTTCAGAGATTACAAGTGCAGGTGTTAAACTTCTTACAAAAAGCACAGAGCTTATCTTGAAACCCTTTGGAAAAAAGGCTTTTACCGAAAGGGGATACATATCAGAAGAAGAGATAAAATTGTTACTTGAAGAAGGGGGAGAGCAGGGCGTCTTTGAACCTGAGGAGAAAAAGCTAATCCACAGTGTCTTCGAATTTACTGATACCTTTGTAAAAGAGGTTATGATACCAGGACCTCAGATGGTTACCATTGGTATAAACATGAGTCCAGAAGAGGTGAAGGCTATTATTGCAGAAGAGAACTTTTCCCGTTATCCTGTCACAGGAAAGGATCTCAATGATATTAGAGGTATACTTTATGCAAAGGATTTCTTTAATGTACTGAGCACATCAGGAACAGTGGATATCCGAAAGATTATAAAACCTCCTTTCTTCGTTCCGGAAACGATGAAGGTGAGCAGGCTCCTTAGAGAAATGCAGAAGAAAAGGATTCACATGGCGATTGTTATAGACGAATATGGAGCTGTGACGGGGCTGGTTACCCTCGAGGATCTCCTTGAGGAGATAGTGGGCGAAATAAGGGATGAGTATGATATCGAAAGTCCAGTGATTGAGCTTGGAGATGGGACACTCCTTATAGATGCCTCAATAAGTATTACGGATCTCAAAGAGGATTATTCCATTGAGCTTCCCGAGTCTCCTGAATACGAGACCCTCGGAGGCTTTATACTCACACACCTTCAAAGGATACCCGAGCAGAATGATGTGGTTGAGCTTGAAGGAATGAGGTTGAAGATAGTTGAGATGGTTGGTCAGAGGATATCAAAGGTTAAACTTGAAAGAAATAAGTTAATGAATAATTAA